CCTCGAGCAGGTGGTGGCGACGATCGGCGAGATCACCGGCAGCATCCGGACCATCGCCGACACGAGCGAGCAGCAGAGCAGCGCCGTCGACCAGATCACCCTGGCCCTCGAGCAGATCGACGTGGCGACCCAGTCGTCGACGGCGAACGCCGAGGAGACGGCCTCGGTGTCGGAAGAGCTCTCGGCCCAGACGAACCTGTTGGCCTCCCTGATGGGCCACTTCCGGATCGGCCACGCCCCGGTCGCCATGGCGCCGTCCGCGGGCATCCATCTCGAGGAGAAGGAGGAAACCTTCGACACGCCCGAGCTCGTCGCCGACCACGTCGGCTGGTAGCGGCCCCGGGAATCGCCGGAGTCGAGGCGGGTGGCGGTCGTCGGGAACGCACCGTGACCGGCAGCAGCGACAGCACCTGGGGCAGCGCCCCGGTCGTCGGCGACGACTGGGGCGCCGCCGCGCCCGAGATCACCTACCGCGTGCGGGTGGGACCGGAGCGCATCGCGGTCCTGCTCGACTGCCCCGACCCCCACGCCGACCTGGACGGCTGGGCCGAGCGCATCCACGCCGACCTGATCGATCTGGACCTGCCCGAGTACCCCGATCCGCCGACGATCCGGCACCTGCTGGCCGACTCGTGCCTGCCCGGCGACGACCTGGCCGCCCACCCCCTGGTCATGGGCCGCGCCCCCGTGCCGAGCATGAACGCGCATCTGGCCTGGACCCACGACTACTTCGCCACCGGCTGGCTCATCGACGAGCAGTCCGACCGCATCGACTACCGCGAGAAGGTCGAGCGCTGCAGCGTGCACCGCAACGAACTGCTGCTGCGTCTGCACCACGCCACCGAGGGCGAGCCGGGGCTCGACGTCTTCCTCAACGCGCTCCCGGTCGACAAGCCCGAGAAGGTGCGGGTGCGCTGCGGCAAGGGGGTGCGCGAGGTCGCCGAGGAGAACTCGACCGCCTACTACGCCGCCATCGACGGCCGCCTGCGCTTCGTCGACGACACCGTCACGGTCGACGAGGTCTACCACGTCAAGGGCGACGTGGACCTCGCCACCGGCAACATCCACCACGCGGGGTCCGTGACGGTGGAGGGAGACATCCGCGACGGGGCGCTCGTCGAGGCCGACGGCGACGTGGTCGTCAAGGGGATGATCGAGAAGGCCACCGTCGTCTGCGGCGGCAGCCTCACCGTCGCGGGCGGGATCCTCGGCGACCCCGGACGCAAGGTGCGGGTGACCGGCGACCTCGAGGCGCGCTACATCAACAAGGCCGACGTGAAGGTGCAGGGCGAGATCCGCGTCACGCGCCAGATCCTGCAGTCCCAGGTGCGGGCCCTCGGACGCATCCTCGTGCCCACCGGCCGGGCGGCCGGCGGCCTGATCAGCGCCCTCGCCGGAATCGAGATCGGCACCGCCGGGGCGCCGGGCGCGACCCACACCGAGTTCGAGGCCGGCATCGACTTCCAGCTCCAGGACCAGATGGCCATCTACTACCGCAAGATCGAGAAGCTCGAGGAGACGCTGGTGCCCATCGAGTCCGAGGTGCGCCATGCCACGGCCGATCCGGTGCGGGCCGAGGCGCCGGAGTTCCGCGGCATCGTCGAGTCGCTGACGGCCCAGCGCATGATGATCCAGGAATCGATCTCCGAGCAGTACATGCACCTGGACACCCTGCAGCAGATCTCCGCCGAACGCGCCCGCTTCCACGTCGTGATCTTCGAGGCCGTGTGGTCGGGCACGAGCTTCCGGCTGGGCGAGGCGCGGGTCGACGTGAAGAAGTCCATCGAGAAACCGCGCATCGCGGTGCGCCGCGAGGACCGCGCGCGCGTCGTGCCCCTCGGGGTGGCCAACCTGCCCCACGGCGTGAAGCTCCCGCCGGGCGTGACGCTGCCGGGCGAGATCCCCGTCGAATAGCCTGCCCCGCCCGTCGTCTAGACCAGCTCCGGCACCGCCGTCATCGCGGCGATGAACTCCTCGTAGTCGGACGCTCCGCGCGACCGGGGCGCGTGCTCGAAGATCGTCTTCTGCCATCCGAAGGCCTCGGCCAGCTCGACGTTGACGCGGATCGGACGGCACAGGCGCGGGCCGAAGTGGGCGCGCAGCTGCATCAGGGTCTCGGCCGAGGTGCGGGTGCGCTGGTCGTGGAAGGTCGGCAGCACCCGGCTGAGGTGCAGCCCGGGGTTGTGCGCCGCGACGCGCTCCACGTGGCGCACGAAGTCGAGCACGCCAGCCAGGGCCGCCGGCGCCAGGGCCACCGGGGCCACCACCTCGTCGGCGCAGGCCAGCACGTTCACGGCCACGGCGTCGACGCCGGGCGCGGCATCGATGACCACGGCGTCGTAGCGGTCGGCGACGGGCGCGAGGGCATCGGCGAGGGCACGGTGGCCGTCGCGTTCCCGGCGGGCGATGGCCAGGGCGGCATGGGTCAGGTGATGGTCGCTGGCCACGAGATCGAGGCCCGTCCGCGCCCGGGTCACGGCCTCGAGCACGCCCGCCTCGCCCAGCAGCACCTCGTTCAGGCTGAGGTCGTAGTCGACGCCGAGGGCCTTGGCGCACTGGCCCTGGGTGTCGGCGTCGACCAGCAGGACGCGTTCGCCCGCCAGGGCGAGACCGTGGGACAGGTTGACGGCGGTCGTGGTCTTGCCCACGCCGCCCTTGGTCATGGCGATGGCGATGATGCGCATGATGTCTCCTCGTTCCGGATCGATTCCCGGCCGGCGGGTCGTTCCGCGGCCTTCGGCTCGGCCTGCCAGAAGGGGGCCACGGATGCCAACCCGCTGCGGCCCAAAAGGCTGCCCCGGTCCGCAAACGACCTCCCTGTTGCGGCCGATTGCAGGACGCCCGGGAGGCCGGGCCTCGTGCCCGGACTCCGTATTCGTATCCATTCTTGATACATTTAGTAAAGATTCCGAAATTTCATATCTGACTCGATCACTTGAACTTAAGTTGTCAAATAAATAACTTGCGCTTTGGTCCAGGGCGGATCTTTTTGACGCTACAAGTAAGTTTTGTCGCGCCAAAAAAGGAGATCCTGCCATGCCTCTCGCTCGCATCGCCGCCCTGGTCGTGGCGCTCGCCATCGCGGTTCCGGCCCTGGCCCAGGACCCGGTGTCCGGCCTCCACCTCTCGGGCTACGCGGACCTGCTCTACGCCCGCTTCGACTACGGCCCCGACCAGAAGAGCGGCGAGAACGGCTCCCCGCCGGACGACCGCGCCATCATGGATCTGCAGCGGTTCGTGCTCGGCGTGGGCTACGAGTTCGACCCCACCCTCGTCTTCGCGGCCGAGATCGAGATCGAACACGGCGGCACGGGGGGCGCCCTGGAACTCGAGTATGAGGAATTCGGGGAGTACGAGCAGGAGATCGAGAAGGGCGGAGAGGTCGTCCTCGAGCAGCTCCACCTGACGAAGACCTTCTCCGACGCCTTCGCCCTGCGCGTCGGGCACGGCATCGTCCCGGTCGGCCTGATCAACCTGGCCCACCTGCCCACGAGCCATTTCGGCACGGTGCGGCCCGAGGCCGAGTCGACCTTGGTGCCGGTGACCTGGCACGAGACCGGCGTGACCGCCTTCGGCGACCTGGGCGACTTCAGCTGGCAGGCCCAGCTGATCAACGGCCTGGACTCGACGGGATTCAGTTCGAAGTTCTGGGTCCGGGACGGGCACCAGACCCGATTCGAGCAGGTGCGCGCCACGGACATGGCCGTGGTCGGCCGTGTGCAGTGGAACGGGGTGCGCGGGCTCAAGGTGGGCGTCTCGGCCTACCGGGGCGGCACGACCGGCAACCGGCCCAAGGACGACATGCCCGGCGTCGACGGCACCCTGACCCTTGTCGGGGCCGACCTCCGCTGGGCCCGCGGGCCGTGGCGTCTGCGCGCCTCCTGGCTCGGCGGACATCTCGACGACGCGGCCGAGATCTCGGCCAAGAACAGCCGGCTGTCGACCAACCTGGGCGTCGCCCGGAGCCCGGTCGCGACGGAGGCCCGCGCCTGGGGCGCCGAACTCGGCTGCGACGTGATGCCGCTCTTCGACCCGGACGCCCGCACCGCCCTGTTCCCCTTCGTGCGCTGCGAGCAGGTCGACACCATGCACGGCACCACCGGCGGCATCTTCGCCGACCCCCGTTTCGACCGCACGATCCTCACCTGCGGCCTGAACTGGTTCCCCCGGCCCTCGGTGGCCGTCAAGGCCGACTTCGCGGTGCGCTCCCTCGGCGCCGAACGCTACCGCGACGAGAAGACGTACGGCGCCTCGCTCGGACTCGTGTTCTGAACCACCCCCACCCGGAGGATAGATGATGCTGAACCGATTCGGACTCCTGCTCCTGCTGCTGCTGGCCCTCGGGGTCGCCGGCTGCTCGGATGACGACGACCCCGTCGCCGTCGCCGAGGCCTACGATTTCACGACGATCCTCGCCGACTACACTGATGGGGTCGTGATCGCCACCTACGCCGCCATGAAGGACGCCTGCGGGGACCTCGCCACGGCCTGCGCCGGGCTGGCCGCCGCGCCGGACCAGCCCGGCGTGGACGCGGCCGCCGCCGCGTGGGTCGCCGCCCGCGCGCCGTGGGAGGCCAGCGAGGCCTTCCTCTTCGGTCCGGCGGCGAGCATGAACCTGGATCCGGCCCTGGACAGTTGGCCCGTCGACCGGCAGCAGCTGGACGACGTGCTCGCCAGCAGTTTCGACCTGACGCCCGCCTTCGTGGCCGAGGGTCTCGGCCCCGCCCTGCGCGGCTACCACACGGTGGAGTACCTGCTCTTCCGGGACGGCCAGCCTCGTCCCGTCGGTGACTTCACCGCCCGGGAGCTGGCGTACGTGGCGGCGGCGGCGGCGGTGCTCGCCGACGACGCGACCACCCTCTGGGCCGCCTGGGCCGAAGGCATCGACGGCGGTTCGGCCTACGGCGACGTCTTCCGCGGCGCCGGCGGGCCGGGCAGCGGATACCCGACCCAGGCCGCGGCGGTCCAGGAGATGCTCGAGGGCATGATCGCCATCTGCGACGAGGTGGCCAACGGCAAGATCGCCGACCCCTACGACGAGAACGACACGTCGCTGGTC
This genomic stretch from bacterium harbors:
- a CDS encoding DUF342 domain-containing protein is translated as MTGSSDSTWGSAPVVGDDWGAAAPEITYRVRVGPERIAVLLDCPDPHADLDGWAERIHADLIDLDLPEYPDPPTIRHLLADSCLPGDDLAAHPLVMGRAPVPSMNAHLAWTHDYFATGWLIDEQSDRIDYREKVERCSVHRNELLLRLHHATEGEPGLDVFLNALPVDKPEKVRVRCGKGVREVAEENSTAYYAAIDGRLRFVDDTVTVDEVYHVKGDVDLATGNIHHAGSVTVEGDIRDGALVEADGDVVVKGMIEKATVVCGGSLTVAGGILGDPGRKVRVTGDLEARYINKADVKVQGEIRVTRQILQSQVRALGRILVPTGRAAGGLISALAGIEIGTAGAPGATHTEFEAGIDFQLQDQMAIYYRKIEKLEETLVPIESEVRHATADPVRAEAPEFRGIVESLTAQRMMIQESISEQYMHLDTLQQISAERARFHVVIFEAVWSGTSFRLGEARVDVKKSIEKPRIAVRREDRARVVPLGVANLPHGVKLPPGVTLPGEIPVE
- a CDS encoding peptidase M75; the encoded protein is MMLNRFGLLLLLLLALGVAGCSDDDDPVAVAEAYDFTTILADYTDGVVIATYAAMKDACGDLATACAGLAAAPDQPGVDAAAAAWVAARAPWEASEAFLFGPAASMNLDPALDSWPVDRQQLDDVLASSFDLTPAFVAEGLGPALRGYHTVEYLLFRDGQPRPVGDFTARELAYVAAAAAVLADDATTLWAAWAEGIDGGSAYGDVFRGAGGPGSGYPTQAAAVQEMLEGMIAICDEVANGKIADPYDENDTSLVESQFSFNSLTDFANNLRSVRNAYLGEHHLAASDGEGLTDYVATADAALDLRLQAELDAAIAAIGAIPAPFRDNLAAAAQIEAAQAAIQTVMTTLAADVTPLVLR
- a CDS encoding ParA family protein; its protein translation is MRIIAIAMTKGGVGKTTTAVNLSHGLALAGERVLLVDADTQGQCAKALGVDYDLSLNEVLLGEAGVLEAVTRARTGLDLVASDHHLTHAALAIARRERDGHRALADALAPVADRYDAVVIDAAPGVDAVAVNVLACADEVVAPVALAPAALAGVLDFVRHVERVAAHNPGLHLSRVLPTFHDQRTRTSAETLMQLRAHFGPRLCRPIRVNVELAEAFGWQKTIFEHAPRSRGASDYEEFIAAMTAVPELV